From Streptomyces sp. SAI-135:
ACCCCGAGCACCTGACGAGCGAACTCGACTACGAGCTGGAGATCGCCGTCGTCATCGGCAAACCCGGCAAGTTCTTCGGCGTGGACGACGCGCCCGACCACATCGCCGGGTACGTCGTCTTCAACGACATCACAGCTCGCGACATCCAGCGCCGTGAAATGGAGTCCGGCGTCTTCTCCTTCTGCAAGGCCATCGACACCTTCTGCCCCGTCGGCCCGTACATCGTGACCGCCGACGAGATCCCCGACGCGCAGAACCTCGACATGGAGCTGCGGGTCAACGGCGTGGTGCGGCAGAAGTCGAACACCAACCGGATGTCGGTGTCCATCCCGCACCTGGTCGCCTACCACTCCCCGCAGGGCTACAGCGCGGGCGACCTGATCACCACCGGCACCGTGCAGGGCGTGGCCGGCTTCAGCGGCGATCCCGACCTGTACCTCAAGCCCGGTGACGTCGTCGAGGCCGAGGTCGAACGCCTCGGGGTGCTGCGCAACCCCATCGTCAGCTGGGAGCAGGGCCACGGCACGCCCGTACCGAAGAAGGTGGACTGGTGAGACTCGGCGTCATCGACGAGCGGGCCGTCGTGGTCCGCGGCGACCGGGCCGCGGACGCCCGGTGGGCCTCGAAGGGACGGTTGCCCATCGACCCGATGCTCCTGCTGGCGGACTGGGCGCGACTCCGCGAGTGGGCGGCCGGACTACCCGACGGGGCCTACGACATCCCTGTCGACCCCACCGCGCTCGGCGCACCGGTACCGCGCCCACGGCAGGTGTTCGCCATCGCCCTCAATTACCCCCCGCACGCCGCCGAAGCCGGCTTCACTCCGCCCGGCGAGCCTCTCGTGTTCACCAAGTTCCCGGCCTGCATCACCGGCCCGCGCACCACCGTCGCCCTCCCGCGCGGCACGGTGGACTGGGAGGTCGAACTCGTCGCCGTCATCGGGCGGGACACCTACCGGGTGAGCGAGGACCGGGCCTGGGAGGCCGTCGCCGGACTGACGGTCGGCCAGGACCTCTCCGAGCGTGTCACCCAACTCCAGGGGCAACCAGCCCAGTTCGGTCTCGGGAAATCCTTCCCCGGATTCGGTCCCATCGGCCCGGTCCTGGTCACCCCGGACGAGTTCGACGACCCCGACGACCTGGAGATCACCGGGCTGCTCAACGGCGAGGCCGTCCAGCACGACCGCACCAAGTCCATGATCTTCCCCGTGCCTGAGCTCATCGCCCGCCTGTCGGCCGTCGTGCCGCTCTTCCCGGGCGACCTGATCTTCACCGGAACCCCGGCCGGGGTCGGCAACCGGATGAATCCACCCCGCTACCTCACCGAGAGCGACGAACTCGTCAGCCGCATCGAAGGCATCGGAGAGATCCGCCAGCGCTTCACGGCCGTACACCCCTGAAGGGACGCCCCATGGCAGAGCAGAGCATTCCCCGCCGCTTCGTGGGCCGCTCGGTCCTGGTCACCGGTGCCGGCACCGGCTACGGCGCCGAGATCGCCGTCCGTGCCGCCCAGGAGGGGGCGCGGGTCGCCGTCCACTACCGCAGCTCCGAGGCCGGAGCCGAGAAGACGGTCAACCGGATCAGGGAAGTCGGCGGCGAGGCGTTCACGGTGCGGGCCGACATCGCCGTCCACGCCGACGTCATCCGCATGGCCGAGGAGGTGTTCGACCGTTTCGGCGGCCTGGACGTGCTGGTCAACAACGTCGGTGACGTGGCGGGCGACCAGATGTCCTGGCGGGATGTGACCGAGGAATCCATCGACCACGTCCTGGCGGTGGACATCAAGGGGACGATGCTGTGCGTCCACGAGTTCGGCTCCCGGATGCTGGAACAGGGCCACGGCGCGATCGTCAACATCGGTTCCACCGTGATCGTGCGCGGCAGTGCCCGCGCCCCGCAGTACGCCGCCGCGAAGTACGGCATCCTCGGCATCACCAAGTCCTACGCCCAGGCGTTCGCCCCCACCGTGCGGGTCAACACCTTCGCCCCGGGCTTCATCGAGACCGAGATGCTCCTCAGCCGCGCGGACTGGAAGGCTGGCCGCCGCGAGGACATGATCGCCAAGACCCCGATGGGCCGCATCCCCGGCCCCGCCGAACTCGCGGGCACCGCCCTCTTCCTCGCCACCGACGACGCCGCCCACATGACCGGCGCCTACCTCAACGCCGACGGCGGCTTCAACATGATCGGCGCCTGACCCGCCGGATGCGCACCGGCCCGAGCAACACCAGGAGACGA
This genomic window contains:
- a CDS encoding fumarylacetoacetate hydrolase family protein, whose amino-acid sequence is MRLGVIDERAVVVRGDRAADARWASKGRLPIDPMLLLADWARLREWAAGLPDGAYDIPVDPTALGAPVPRPRQVFAIALNYPPHAAEAGFTPPGEPLVFTKFPACITGPRTTVALPRGTVDWEVELVAVIGRDTYRVSEDRAWEAVAGLTVGQDLSERVTQLQGQPAQFGLGKSFPGFGPIGPVLVTPDEFDDPDDLEITGLLNGEAVQHDRTKSMIFPVPELIARLSAVVPLFPGDLIFTGTPAGVGNRMNPPRYLTESDELVSRIEGIGEIRQRFTAVHP
- a CDS encoding fumarylacetoacetate hydrolase family protein, which translates into the protein MKLVTFDDGRVARLELEERLVLPLEVASTREYFERDGRAAETGERLGLDDVRLRAPIVPKKFFHTSGNFREHEDESKNVDWSHPMHKGIVFFQNVDAIVGPEEPVIHPEHLTSELDYELEIAVVIGKPGKFFGVDDAPDHIAGYVVFNDITARDIQRREMESGVFSFCKAIDTFCPVGPYIVTADEIPDAQNLDMELRVNGVVRQKSNTNRMSVSIPHLVAYHSPQGYSAGDLITTGTVQGVAGFSGDPDLYLKPGDVVEAEVERLGVLRNPIVSWEQGHGTPVPKKVDW
- a CDS encoding SDR family oxidoreductase produces the protein MAEQSIPRRFVGRSVLVTGAGTGYGAEIAVRAAQEGARVAVHYRSSEAGAEKTVNRIREVGGEAFTVRADIAVHADVIRMAEEVFDRFGGLDVLVNNVGDVAGDQMSWRDVTEESIDHVLAVDIKGTMLCVHEFGSRMLEQGHGAIVNIGSTVIVRGSARAPQYAAAKYGILGITKSYAQAFAPTVRVNTFAPGFIETEMLLSRADWKAGRREDMIAKTPMGRIPGPAELAGTALFLATDDAAHMTGAYLNADGGFNMIGA